A genomic segment from Neobacillus sp. YX16 encodes:
- a CDS encoding CopD family protein, whose translation MFIAGIVSEASLYICFSLLLGSFILNLIPQNARPEIKIPKGVLLAAALGIALFSFLPVLKIVLYLYEDLGLGYTIKSVLMNFEVGKTWISTVFISLILFIYLIPLKLEQKPLFSLTGLIFTLILIASLGWSSHAASLSKIAGFLTHTAHFLAITTWVGILMVVSWFSRNHDHWLKFLKWFSPVAILCLVITTITGISLMTFHMELSDYVSVTAISYGQTLLIKHIAILPLLVFAFINSFLIRKRLQKDPSYNPLPWARLESVIVLSVFSITGALGQASPPHELGSMIRAEGASKLFSFFHPGEINFPITFAPGFVSITLFIIAILFLALVFVTFIKKAPRALSIVLSLLFIISGYIGFMLSLS comes from the coding sequence ATGTTTATTGCAGGAATTGTAAGTGAGGCATCACTTTATATTTGTTTTTCATTGTTACTCGGGAGCTTTATTTTGAATCTTATTCCCCAAAATGCTCGTCCAGAAATTAAGATTCCAAAAGGTGTGCTTTTGGCTGCCGCATTAGGGATTGCCCTATTTTCCTTTTTGCCGGTATTAAAAATTGTTCTATATTTATATGAGGACCTAGGTTTAGGCTATACCATTAAATCTGTATTAATGAATTTTGAGGTAGGCAAGACCTGGATTAGTACGGTTTTTATTTCGTTGATCCTGTTCATATATCTAATCCCGCTTAAACTTGAACAAAAGCCTTTATTCTCTTTAACAGGTCTCATCTTTACACTTATCTTAATTGCTTCACTTGGCTGGTCCAGCCATGCAGCATCCTTATCCAAAATAGCAGGTTTCCTCACCCACACTGCCCACTTTTTAGCGATTACAACATGGGTTGGAATCTTGATGGTGGTGAGTTGGTTTTCACGGAACCATGATCATTGGCTGAAATTCTTGAAGTGGTTTTCGCCAGTTGCTATATTATGTTTAGTTATTACGACCATAACAGGTATATCCTTAATGACTTTTCACATGGAATTGTCCGATTATGTTAGTGTAACAGCTATTTCTTATGGGCAGACATTATTAATTAAACATATAGCAATTCTTCCATTACTAGTTTTCGCCTTTATCAATAGCTTTTTGATTCGGAAAAGGCTCCAAAAAGATCCATCTTATAATCCGCTGCCATGGGCACGGCTTGAGAGCGTGATTGTTTTAAGCGTTTTTTCTATTACTGGCGCACTAGGACAAGCTTCACCGCCTCATGAACTAGGTTCAATGATTAGGGCAGAAGGTGCTTCTAAGCTGTTTTCCTTTTTCCATCCGGGTGAGATCAATTTTCCGATTACCTTTGCCCCAGGGTTTGTTTCAATCACACTTTTTATTATCGCTATACTTTTTCTAGCGTTAGTGTTTGTAACTTTTATAAAAAAAGCTCCAAGGGCTTTGTCGATAGTATTGAGTCTATTATTTATCATTTCTGGCTATATTGGATTTATGTTAAGCCTATCATGA
- a CDS encoding amino acid decarboxylase — MSDFQIENQRAVIDIRERVLKGEHPRREIINFVKSAPVGTIFEIHLPHRGEPLVATFQSLGMNAIVNEIEPAHFRLMAIKLNEI; from the coding sequence ATGAGCGATTTCCAAATAGAAAATCAAAGAGCCGTCATAGATATTCGCGAGAGAGTCTTAAAGGGCGAACATCCACGACGGGAAATTATAAATTTTGTAAAGTCTGCACCTGTGGGTACCATATTTGAAATTCATTTACCACATCGTGGCGAACCGCTGGTTGCGACCTTTCAATCTTTGGGGATGAATGCGATTGTAAATGAAATCGAACCAGCGCACTTTCGTCTCATGGCAATAAAATTAAATGAAATTTAA
- a CDS encoding Crp/Fnr family transcriptional regulator: protein MCCEHCSHESSCLITVPVFKGLNEEDIQQLRKVTRSRKAHKGEYIFREGERLSTLFVVKEGLIKLTKTSADGKEQIVRLLFPGDFFGLYSLLRDEKHYINAEAVHQTMICSIEKNDFLKTMEGNSDMAFRFLVAMNDRLYEADESMGNLSLMEVEQRLAKALLLFHEKMNIQNEVFTLPITKKDLASFIGTTPESVSRKLLTFMSKNIIRMEGQRQLQILEPDQLKRISEFG, encoded by the coding sequence GTGTGTTGTGAACATTGCTCTCATGAATCATCCTGTCTCATCACTGTTCCTGTTTTTAAAGGGCTGAATGAAGAGGATATTCAGCAACTACGGAAGGTCACGCGCAGCCGAAAGGCACATAAAGGGGAATATATTTTTAGAGAAGGCGAACGTTTAAGTACATTATTTGTCGTTAAAGAAGGGCTGATTAAATTAACGAAAACATCTGCAGACGGAAAAGAACAAATTGTTCGACTTCTGTTTCCTGGAGATTTTTTTGGCCTATATTCTCTTTTAAGAGATGAGAAACATTATATTAATGCTGAGGCCGTCCATCAAACGATGATATGTTCAATAGAAAAAAATGACTTTTTAAAAACAATGGAGGGTAATTCTGATATGGCGTTCCGCTTTTTAGTGGCGATGAACGACCGTCTTTATGAAGCAGATGAATCCATGGGGAATCTAAGTTTAATGGAAGTAGAACAAAGGCTTGCAAAGGCACTTCTACTCTTCCATGAAAAAATGAACATCCAGAATGAGGTATTTACGCTGCCGATTACAAAGAAGGATTTAGCAAGTTTTATTGGAACAACTCCAGAATCCGTAAGCAGAAAGCTTTTGACATTTATGTCCAAAAATATTATTCGGATGGAAGGTCAAAGGCAATTACAGATTCTAGAGCCGGACCAACTAAAAAGAATTTCTGAGTTTGGTTAA
- a CDS encoding heavy-metal-associated domain-containing protein produces MSMIQLSLNDVACSGCIGKIKRKIKRYNGIEKVKILAGSGKIEINYNEAIIESEEINSTIHKLAIRTFD; encoded by the coding sequence ATGAGTATGATACAGTTATCTCTAAATGATGTTGCCTGCTCTGGGTGTATAGGGAAAATCAAGAGGAAAATAAAAAGGTATAACGGGATTGAGAAGGTAAAAATTTTAGCGGGCAGTGGTAAAATTGAAATTAACTATAATGAAGCGATTATTGAATCTGAGGAAATAAATTCTACCATTCATAAATTGGCGATAAGAACATTTGATTAA
- a CDS encoding MBL fold metallo-hydrolase: protein MTSIGSGMGIAVLPDVYCYTNQIVNLALVGNQNEFVLVDAGMPKSADEISGMIAEHFGEQARPSAIILTHGHFDHVGSLVELLENWRVPVYAHELEIPYLTGKKDYPPGDPSVDAGMVAKLSPMFPHHGINIGEQVKAFPQDGSIPHMPGWKWIHTPGHTPGHVSLFREADRALIAGDAFVTVKQESLYKVLTQTQEISGPPRYYTTDWEAAYESVKILEALKPEVAVTGHGLPMNGEELRENLSYLTANFREIATPKNSRYTN from the coding sequence ATGACCTCCATTGGCAGCGGTATGGGTATTGCCGTTTTGCCTGATGTGTATTGTTATACGAATCAAATCGTCAATCTAGCATTAGTGGGTAATCAGAATGAATTTGTACTTGTGGATGCAGGTATGCCTAAAAGTGCCGATGAAATTAGCGGAATGATTGCAGAGCACTTCGGAGAACAGGCACGACCAAGTGCCATCATTCTGACTCATGGTCATTTTGATCATGTTGGTTCGCTGGTTGAACTTCTAGAAAATTGGCGGGTTCCTGTTTATGCACATGAATTGGAGATCCCTTATTTAACAGGCAAAAAGGATTACCCACCAGGCGACCCAAGTGTCGACGCAGGAATGGTGGCAAAATTGTCCCCAATGTTTCCGCATCATGGAATTAATATTGGAGAACAGGTAAAGGCTTTTCCACAGGATGGTTCAATCCCTCATATGCCTGGGTGGAAATGGATACATACCCCGGGACACACTCCTGGTCATGTTTCATTATTTCGGGAAGCAGATCGAGCCCTAATCGCTGGGGATGCTTTTGTCACAGTTAAACAAGAATCACTTTATAAAGTATTAACGCAAACACAGGAAATAAGCGGGCCACCTCGATATTACACAACGGATTGGGAAGCTGCCTATGAATCCGTTAAAATCCTAGAGGCTTTGAAGCCAGAAGTAGCCGTAACCGGGCATGGACTCCCAATGAATGGTGAAGAATTAAGAGAGAATCTAAGCTATTTAACAGCTAATTTCAGAGAAATAGCTACGCCAAAAAATAGCCGATATACGAATTGA
- a CDS encoding DEAD/DEAH box helicase, which produces MLNTLNPFLQEAWEKSGFQNATSIQEAAIPLILDGKDLIAESPTGTGKTLAYLLPLLNKIESNSQSLQAVVLASSQELVMQVYQEFQKWSEGSGVRGTSIIGGANVKRQLEKLKKRPHVIFATPGRLFELIKQKKVKMHEVKLVVLDEGDQLLIPEHINTVQNIVKSTMGDRQVVLFSATMKAGTEKLAKEITKEPEILRIEKDEMASSGDVEHIYFLAEPRDKIKLLEKIARLENIKALAFINDIGEIQVYKEKFNFKELSTGILHSDMKKLERQAELKAFRDGKTKMLIATDVAARGLDIQGVTHVVHVDFPRDIAQYVHRTGRTGRMGADGTVISLVTEREERELKRYCQELNVTPSKRIFYKGQIAELEQKARR; this is translated from the coding sequence ATGTTAAATACCTTAAACCCTTTTTTACAGGAAGCATGGGAAAAGTCAGGTTTTCAAAATGCAACTTCTATTCAAGAAGCGGCCATTCCTCTAATTCTTGATGGAAAAGATTTAATCGCAGAATCCCCAACAGGCACTGGCAAAACACTTGCCTATTTACTGCCGTTATTAAATAAAATTGAATCTAATTCACAATCACTGCAAGCTGTTGTGCTAGCATCTTCACAGGAATTGGTTATGCAGGTTTATCAAGAATTTCAAAAGTGGTCAGAAGGCAGTGGAGTAAGAGGCACCTCCATAATTGGCGGTGCAAACGTAAAACGCCAGCTTGAAAAATTGAAAAAGCGCCCCCATGTTATATTTGCTACGCCAGGGCGATTATTTGAATTAATCAAACAGAAAAAAGTGAAAATGCACGAAGTGAAGCTAGTTGTTTTAGATGAAGGTGATCAACTGCTGATTCCAGAGCATATTAACACGGTCCAAAATATTGTTAAATCAACAATGGGAGATCGCCAAGTGGTTTTATTCTCGGCAACGATGAAGGCTGGAACGGAGAAATTAGCAAAGGAAATTACCAAGGAACCTGAAATTCTTCGGATAGAAAAGGATGAGATGGCTTCTTCTGGTGATGTTGAGCATATCTATTTTCTAGCTGAACCTAGAGATAAGATTAAGCTGCTTGAAAAAATCGCCCGGTTAGAAAACATCAAAGCACTTGCGTTTATTAATGATATTGGCGAAATTCAAGTATACAAAGAAAAGTTCAATTTTAAAGAATTGTCAACTGGAATTTTACATAGTGACATGAAGAAATTGGAACGACAGGCAGAGCTTAAAGCTTTTCGTGATGGAAAAACAAAAATGCTAATCGCTACAGATGTGGCAGCGAGAGGATTGGATATTCAGGGCGTTACACATGTTGTTCACGTAGACTTTCCGAGGGACATTGCTCAATATGTGCATAGAACTGGAAGAACAGGAAGAATGGGCGCGGATGGTACCGTCATTTCATTAGTGACAGAGCGTGAAGAGCGAGAGTTAAAACGATATTGCCAAGAACTGAATGTCACGCCTAGTAAGAGAATATTTTACAAAGGACAAATTGCTGAGCTAGAACAAAAGGCAAGGCGTTAA
- a CDS encoding amidase family protein, translating to MENPKLKKYLNEWIEEATITQMQEKMTNGALTSKELVMMYLHRISVYDKRINAILEVNPDALHIAAALDAERKETGPRSALHGIPILIKDNIDSADKMHTSAGSLALKDSIALKDSYVAEQLRKAGAVILGKTNMTEWANFMAIGMESGYSSRGGQVLNPYGPDKFIVGGSSSGSGAAVAANLAAAAIGTETSGSILNPACQNSLVGIKPTVGLISRKGIIPIAHTQDTAGPMSRTVRDAVILLNALTGRDEEDAITRTNPLVEKDFTEHLRKDGLKGKKVGIALEGFIEQQSEEKQKIFHDAVAILEAAGAEVIENIEIPSAKVKWPSDVLTYEFKPDINAYLSNLHPSIPIRTLNDIIQFNKENEEIMLKYGQAVLLDSDATSGSLTEAEYVKALEFDYYHSTKQGIDYALETYQLDAILFPSEEGSHISGKAGYPTIAVPAGYTSEGEPVGITFAGTAYSEPQLIEAAYAFEQLTKFRRAPVIGVE from the coding sequence ATGGAAAATCCTAAGTTAAAGAAATATCTAAATGAGTGGATTGAGGAAGCCACAATCACTCAAATGCAGGAAAAGATGACTAACGGAGCACTTACATCTAAAGAACTTGTGATGATGTATCTACATAGAATCTCTGTTTATGATAAAAGGATTAACGCTATCCTTGAGGTTAACCCAGATGCATTACATATCGCAGCAGCTCTTGATGCTGAACGCAAGGAAACGGGACCACGCAGTGCGCTGCACGGGATTCCCATTTTAATAAAAGACAATATTGATAGTGCTGATAAAATGCATACGAGTGCGGGTTCTTTAGCTTTAAAGGATTCCATTGCCTTGAAGGATTCTTATGTAGCAGAACAGTTACGGAAAGCTGGAGCTGTCATCCTTGGGAAAACAAATATGACTGAGTGGGCAAACTTTATGGCAATCGGTATGGAAAGCGGCTATAGTTCACGAGGTGGTCAGGTATTAAATCCATATGGACCTGATAAATTTATTGTGGGCGGTTCTAGTTCGGGTTCGGGTGCAGCAGTTGCGGCAAATTTAGCGGCAGCAGCGATAGGAACGGAAACGTCTGGATCAATTTTAAATCCAGCCTGTCAAAACTCATTAGTGGGAATCAAACCTACAGTGGGGCTGATCAGCAGGAAAGGAATAATACCGATTGCGCATACACAGGATACAGCAGGACCTATGTCTAGAACGGTTCGGGATGCAGTGATTCTATTGAATGCATTAACAGGCAGAGACGAGGAAGATGCAATAACAAGAACAAATCCACTTGTGGAGAAGGACTTTACAGAGCATTTACGTAAGGACGGACTCAAAGGTAAAAAAGTGGGAATTGCTTTAGAAGGATTCATCGAACAGCAAAGTGAAGAAAAGCAAAAAATCTTTCATGATGCTGTCGCGATTTTGGAGGCAGCCGGTGCAGAGGTAATTGAAAATATAGAAATTCCGTCCGCAAAAGTAAAATGGCCGTCCGATGTTTTAACTTATGAATTTAAACCAGATATAAACGCTTATTTAAGTAACCTTCATCCATCTATACCTATAAGGACGTTAAATGACATCATTCAATTTAATAAGGAAAATGAAGAAATAATGCTCAAGTATGGACAGGCAGTATTATTGGATTCGGATGCTACTAGTGGTTCATTAACGGAAGCGGAATATGTAAAGGCTTTAGAATTTGATTATTATCATTCAACCAAGCAGGGAATTGATTACGCGTTAGAAACGTATCAATTGGATGCAATTCTTTTCCCTAGCGAGGAAGGTTCACATATTAGTGGTAAAGCTGGTTATCCAACGATTGCTGTTCCTGCTGGGTATACCTCAGAAGGTGAACCTGTCGGAATAACCTTTGCGGGAACTGCTTATAGTGAACCACAGCTGATTGAAGCCGCTTATGCGTTTGAACAGCTAACAAAGTTCCGAAGAGCACCAGTAATTGGGGTTGAATAA
- a CDS encoding FAD-dependent oxidoreductase, with amino-acid sequence MSSTENTHQFPRTYWREIELPTFEKLNEDKTVDVVIVGAGITGITAAYLLAKEGVKVAVLEAGGVLNGTTGHTTAKLTAQHGLIYDELISHFGEEKAKQYFESASNAIKFVETTVKEKGIECDFSQQDAYVYATSDHYAQKLETEWAAYQRLGIDGDLVGNIPFDIQIKSALLMRNQAQYHPLKFLKGLLDEAVNSGCSFYENTVADTIEDEETSQPKVVTKDGHHVTCRHVIISSHFPFYDKPGLYFARMYADRSYAIGIKTDMKYPGGMYISADSPTRSIRYTPIEGGNLLILGGENHKTGQGMDTLRHYLALESFAKEVFDLSEYHYRWSAQDLVSLDKVPYIGPITASKEHILVATGYKKWGMTSGILAAHILTDYIINRDNPYKDLFSPSRFDADPDIKSIVTTNADVAKHLIKGKLEFVPKDPGDLKNGEGSVVMHNGQRAGAYKDENGKLYIVDTTCTHLGCECEWNHAEKSWDCPCHGSRFSYEGDVIEGPAKKPLKYVGDK; translated from the coding sequence ATGAGTTCAACTGAAAATACCCACCAATTTCCCCGTACCTACTGGCGTGAAATAGAATTACCAACTTTCGAAAAGCTAAATGAGGATAAAACCGTAGATGTTGTTATTGTCGGAGCTGGAATTACTGGTATAACTGCCGCCTATTTGCTTGCGAAGGAAGGGGTAAAAGTTGCTGTATTAGAGGCAGGAGGAGTGCTAAACGGCACAACCGGGCATACAACTGCTAAGCTGACTGCCCAGCATGGTTTGATATACGATGAATTAATAAGTCATTTTGGCGAGGAAAAGGCAAAGCAATATTTCGAATCAGCCTCCAATGCCATTAAATTCGTTGAAACTACTGTGAAAGAAAAGGGAATAGAGTGTGACTTCAGTCAACAAGACGCCTATGTATACGCTACCTCAGACCATTATGCCCAGAAGCTGGAAACAGAGTGGGCTGCTTACCAAAGACTTGGAATTGATGGGGACTTAGTAGGTAACATTCCTTTTGATATTCAAATAAAATCAGCTTTACTAATGCGAAATCAAGCTCAATATCACCCTTTGAAATTTTTAAAAGGACTCCTAGATGAAGCTGTAAATTCAGGCTGTTCTTTTTATGAAAATACGGTAGCAGATACAATTGAGGATGAAGAGACCTCACAGCCAAAGGTTGTAACTAAGGATGGGCACCATGTTACCTGCAGGCATGTGATTATCTCATCCCACTTCCCTTTTTACGATAAACCTGGCCTTTATTTTGCGAGGATGTATGCTGATAGGTCCTATGCGATTGGAATTAAAACGGACATGAAGTACCCAGGGGGCATGTATATCAGTGCTGATAGCCCGACTCGGTCTATTCGTTATACACCGATAGAGGGTGGTAACCTCCTTATCCTTGGCGGTGAAAACCATAAAACTGGACAGGGTATGGATACGCTCCGGCATTATCTCGCACTGGAGTCCTTTGCGAAAGAGGTATTTGATCTCTCTGAGTATCATTACCGGTGGTCAGCACAGGACTTGGTTAGCTTAGATAAGGTGCCATACATTGGTCCAATTACAGCAAGTAAAGAACATATTTTAGTAGCAACCGGCTATAAAAAGTGGGGGATGACATCGGGAATTCTTGCTGCTCATATACTGACCGATTATATTATTAATCGTGATAATCCATATAAGGACTTATTTTCACCATCCCGTTTTGACGCTGACCCTGATATTAAATCGATAGTAACCACAAATGCTGACGTAGCTAAGCATTTAATAAAAGGAAAGCTTGAATTTGTGCCAAAGGATCCTGGGGACTTGAAAAATGGAGAAGGCTCGGTCGTCATGCATAATGGACAACGTGCAGGGGCTTATAAGGATGAAAACGGTAAGCTATATATTGTAGATACAACCTGTACACATCTTGGCTGTGAATGTGAATGGAATCATGCGGAAAAATCATGGGACTGCCCATGTCACGGTTCCCGCTTCTCCTATGAAGGGGATGTGATTGAAGGTCCAGCTAAGAAGCCGCTTAAGTATGTCGGGGATAAATAA
- a CDS encoding aminotransferase class I/II-fold pyridoxal phosphate-dependent enzyme — protein sequence MGKKFETEILHGGKKSNSKISSKVTPIYQTSAFAFKDLEELEGFYHGNGQYLYSRVGNPNTDELGEGVARLEGAPAGVAASSGLSAILAGVLAVVKNGDHIIAADDLYGGSYHMLKEELNHFGIETSFVSFTNLDEVEKEIKENTKLLYTESITNPLLRVEDIKGVVELAHKHQLNTLVDNTFATPYHCRPYLMGIDLVVHSATKYIGGHSDVTVGVLTGREDLVANARTKIVNLGTNVSPFEAWLTCRGLKTLALRMKAQSSNAKKLAEALSNNRFVEKVYYPFDQDQDGFGAMVTIELSKTVDISQFFRSLAWIKIAPTLAGVETTVSHPLTTSHRSLPQEACEALGITNEVVRISVGIEHADDIIAQFEQAIEKSL from the coding sequence ATGGGGAAGAAATTTGAGACAGAAATTTTACATGGTGGGAAGAAAAGTAATAGTAAAATATCGAGTAAAGTTACACCGATTTATCAGACCTCTGCATTTGCCTTTAAAGACCTTGAGGAATTAGAAGGATTTTACCATGGGAATGGTCAATATCTTTATTCACGGGTAGGCAATCCGAATACAGATGAATTAGGAGAAGGTGTTGCAAGACTTGAGGGTGCTCCTGCGGGTGTAGCAGCGTCATCGGGTTTGTCAGCTATTTTAGCCGGTGTGTTGGCCGTTGTGAAAAACGGAGATCATATTATTGCAGCAGATGATTTATATGGTGGCAGTTACCATATGCTGAAAGAAGAATTAAATCATTTTGGGATTGAAACAAGTTTTGTTTCCTTTACAAATTTAGATGAAGTAGAAAAGGAAATTAAAGAAAATACGAAACTGCTTTATACTGAATCCATTACGAATCCTTTACTAAGGGTGGAGGATATCAAAGGAGTAGTTGAACTAGCCCATAAGCACCAACTAAATACTCTAGTTGATAATACATTTGCAACTCCCTATCATTGTCGACCATACCTAATGGGAATAGATTTGGTGGTGCATAGTGCAACCAAGTATATTGGGGGGCATAGCGATGTAACAGTTGGAGTCCTTACTGGCAGAGAAGATCTAGTTGCCAATGCACGCACGAAAATTGTAAATCTGGGTACAAATGTAAGTCCGTTTGAAGCATGGCTGACATGCCGCGGTTTAAAAACATTAGCATTGAGAATGAAAGCACAATCCAGTAACGCAAAGAAATTAGCAGAAGCATTGTCAAATAATCGTTTTGTTGAAAAAGTCTATTATCCCTTTGACCAAGATCAAGATGGTTTTGGAGCAATGGTGACCATTGAGCTTTCAAAAACAGTCGATATCAGTCAATTTTTTCGCTCGTTAGCTTGGATTAAAATTGCTCCAACACTTGCCGGAGTCGAAACCACTGTTTCCCATCCATTAACGACTTCTCACCGGTCACTTCCACAAGAAGCCTGTGAAGCTTTGGGGATTACGAATGAAGTTGTACGTATTTCAGTAGGAATCGAACATGCTGATGATATAATTGCACAATTTGAACAGGCAATTGAGAAATCACTATAA
- a CDS encoding DUF1360 domain-containing protein, which translates to MRDISWITYVMLILASYRLTHLIVFDKITEFIRKPFMKKVKVETNHGIETKEVPKGMFGYLLKCYWCAGVWSAILLGGGYLLFPRVTFVFILIFSIAGGQSILETFVGVNIKKVDYYADLDKKNK; encoded by the coding sequence GTGAGAGACATTTCGTGGATTACCTATGTCATGTTAATTTTGGCAAGTTATCGGTTAACTCATTTAATTGTTTTTGATAAAATTACTGAATTTATTCGTAAGCCATTTATGAAGAAAGTTAAGGTTGAAACCAATCATGGAATTGAAACAAAGGAAGTACCAAAAGGCATGTTTGGGTATTTATTGAAGTGTTATTGGTGTGCTGGGGTTTGGAGTGCCATTCTTCTTGGAGGCGGGTATTTACTTTTCCCCCGGGTTACGTTTGTCTTTATTTTGATTTTCTCGATTGCAGGCGGTCAATCCATCCTTGAAACGTTTGTAGGAGTAAATATTAAAAAAGTTGATTATTATGCTGATTTGGATAAGAAAAATAAATAA
- the safA gene encoding SafA/ExsA family spore coat assembly protein, giving the protein MKKSFWFSLMFLLSLISIPSISFAQQIYTVQPGDTLWKIAVRYQVGISEIISANPQFKNPNLIYPGEKVTIPSFDATKSIESQVVQLTNQERAKNGLKPLTQDWELSRVARYKSADMRDKNYFSHTSPTYGSPFTMMKNFGISYRAAAENIAAGQTTAQEVVQAWMNSPGHRANILSGNYTYIGVGYAKGGSQRHYWTQMFISK; this is encoded by the coding sequence ATGAAAAAATCATTTTGGTTTAGTTTAATGTTTTTACTATCACTAATAAGTATTCCAAGCATTTCATTTGCCCAACAGATTTATACTGTACAGCCTGGGGATACGCTTTGGAAAATCGCGGTTCGTTACCAAGTTGGGATTTCTGAAATCATCTCAGCAAATCCGCAATTTAAAAATCCAAACCTTATTTATCCAGGAGAAAAAGTTACGATTCCTAGCTTTGATGCAACGAAAAGTATTGAAAGCCAAGTTGTCCAATTAACGAATCAAGAACGAGCAAAAAATGGGTTAAAACCTTTGACACAAGATTGGGAACTATCAAGAGTTGCACGATATAAATCGGCGGATATGAGGGATAAAAACTATTTCAGCCACACTAGTCCGACATATGGCAGTCCATTTACGATGATGAAGAACTTCGGTATTTCTTACCGGGCAGCAGCAGAAAATATTGCGGCTGGACAAACAACGGCTCAAGAAGTGGTTCAGGCTTGGATGAACAGCCCAGGTCATCGAGCGAATATCCTAAGCGGGAATTATACCTATATAGGTGTTGGATACGCCAAAGGCGGATCACAAAGACATTATTGGACACAAATGTTTATATCAAAATAA
- a CDS encoding flagellar basal body rod protein encodes MKKFGLLLAGGIAAIILLSSIGPMLGLLVGLAVLYFIFKQFLKAESTGGKIVLGIIGFFVLMASIHNAPAIIGVLAAYVLYLVYKNWNSSKKTVVIEDSDPFVNFEKQWNELNNN; translated from the coding sequence ATGAAAAAGTTTGGATTATTACTTGCTGGTGGTATTGCAGCCATCATTTTACTTTCATCCATAGGTCCGATGTTGGGATTACTAGTGGGTCTTGCGGTTCTCTACTTCATCTTCAAACAGTTCTTAAAGGCTGAATCGACCGGAGGCAAGATTGTTCTCGGGATCATCGGATTTTTTGTTCTAATGGCCTCTATTCATAACGCTCCTGCTATCATTGGAGTTCTTGCTGCCTATGTACTTTATCTGGTTTATAAAAACTGGAATAGCAGTAAAAAGACGGTTGTAATAGAGGATTCTGATCCGTTTGTAAATTTTGAAAAACAATGGAATGAATTAAATAATAACTAA
- a CDS encoding PspA/IM30 family protein — translation MTNLLTRIKDTIMADLHAAVDQKEKKNPIALLNQYLRQCEQETEKVRKLLERQYALKDEFTREHSQAVELAEKRKYQAEIASKAGEMELYEFASAEHQQYSSRVERLGASLEQVQGQLGELERKYEEMKHKLKDMQIRRLELMGRENVTRANHRMNQVLDSNTTSNSADRRFQEIDNYLDRLDHQVKSSYYRDTIDAKIAQLEKEMKLEESKSI, via the coding sequence ATGACAAACCTATTAACTAGAATTAAAGATACGATTATGGCAGATTTACATGCTGCCGTTGACCAGAAAGAAAAGAAAAATCCAATTGCTTTGCTTAACCAATATCTTCGTCAATGCGAGCAAGAGACTGAAAAGGTAAGAAAGCTTTTGGAACGACAATACGCGCTGAAGGATGAATTCACTAGAGAACATTCTCAGGCTGTGGAGCTGGCAGAAAAAAGAAAGTATCAGGCAGAGATTGCTTCTAAAGCAGGAGAAATGGAGCTTTATGAGTTTGCTTCAGCTGAACATCAGCAGTACTCAAGCCGCGTTGAACGACTAGGAGCTTCACTTGAGCAAGTACAAGGTCAGCTAGGGGAACTAGAAAGAAAATATGAAGAAATGAAGCATAAGCTTAAAGACATGCAAATTCGACGCTTGGAATTAATGGGCCGAGAGAATGTAACCCGCGCAAATCATCGAATGAATCAAGTATTGGACTCAAATACTACATCTAATAGTGCAGACAGGCGTTTTCAAGAGATAGACAATTACTTAGATCGTCTAGATCACCAAGTAAAAAGTTCTTATTACCGCGATACTATTGACGCTAAGATTGCCCAATTAGAAAAAGAAATGAAATTAGAAGAAAGCAAGTCCATTTAG